From a region of the Solanum stenotomum isolate F172 chromosome 2, ASM1918654v1, whole genome shotgun sequence genome:
- the LOC125855554 gene encoding potassium transporter 6-like: MDLETGFYQNRLKKESWRTVLTLAYQSLGVVYGDLSTSPLYVYTSTFADDIKHSETNEEVYGVLSFIFWTLTLIPLLKYVFIVLKADDNGEGGTFALYSLLCRHAKVNSLPNSQLADEELSTYKKNDINIPAQTTFGAKIKSILERHRVLQRLLLVLSLGGASMVIGDGILTPAISVFSAISGAELSLGKAHHLYIEVPVACVVLIALFALQHYGTHRVGFMFAPIVVTWLLCISGIGLYNIIHWNPTVYRALSPYYVYKFLKKTQKGGWMSLGGILLCITGSEAMFADLGHFSQLSIKIAFTSLVYPSLVLAYMGQAAYLSRHHVMENDYQIGFYVSVPDKLRWPVLVIAVLAAVVASQAAITGTFSIIKQCCALGCFPRVKIVHTSSKIHGQVYIPEINWTLMILCLAVTIGFRDTKRLGNAAGLAVITVMLVTTCLMSLVIVLCWHQNVLLAVCFVIFFGTIEALYFSASLIRFFEGAWVPIAISLVFMIVMCIWHYGSLKKYEFDVQNKVSIDWLLSVGPSLGIVRVRGIGLIYTELVSGIPAIFPHFVTNFPAFHQVLVFICVKSVPIPHVRHEERFLVGHIGPREHHLYRCIVRYGYRDARKDDLQFENDLVCSIAEFIRTGKRGLNGNAAEDLSKDLEDMTVLGTPNTHISGVQLYEDNELNSESVGTSKLREMHTTHKTKPKKRVRFFIPESPKIERNAREELRELMEASEAGIAYILGHSYVRAKQGSSFLKRIVINFGYDFLTRSSRPPCYALTVPHASTIEVGMVYHV; this comes from the exons ATGGATCTTGAAACAGGATTTTATCAGAATCGTTTAAAG AAAGAATCTTGGAGGACAGTGTTGACGTTGGCTTATCAAAGTTTAGGGGTTGTTTATGGTGATTTGAGTACATCACCACTCTATGTATATACAAGTACTTTTGCTGATGACATTAAACATTCAGAGACAAATGAAGAAGTTTATGGGGTTTTATCATTTATCTTTTGGACATTGACTTTGATTCCTCTGTTGAAATATGTGTTCATTGTGCTTAAAGCTGATGATAATGGTGAAGGAGGAACATTTGCTCTTTATTCACTCTTATGTAGACATGCTAAAGTTAATTCATTGCCTAATTCCCAGTTAGCAGATGAGGAATTATCAACTTATAAGAAGAATGATATTAATATTCCTGCACAAACTACTTTTGGAgcaaaaattaaatcaattctAGAGAGGCATAGAGTGTTACAAAGATTATTGCTTGTTTTGTCTCTAGGTGGAGCTTCTATGGTAATAGGTGATGGAATTCTTACACCTGCTATTTCAG TTTTCTCTGCCATTTCTGGTGCTGAACTTTCTTTGGGAAAAGCACATCACCTAT ATATAGAAGTTCCAGTTGCTTGTGTCGTACTGATAGCATTGTTTGCCCTTCAACATTATGGCACCCACAGGGTTGGATTTATGTTTGCACCTATCGTCGTGACATGGCTCTTGTGTATCAGTGGCATTGggctatataatataatacactgGAATCCAACTGTGTATCGAGCACTGTCTCCATATTACGTGTACAAGTTCctgaaaaaaactcaaaaaggaGGCTGGATGTCCTTGGGAGGAATCCTTTTGTGCATAACAG GTTCAGAAGCAATGTTTGCTGATCTTGGACACTTCTCCCAGTTGTCAATTAAG ATTGCTTTTACCTCCTTGGTTTATCCATCATTAGTTCTTGCATATATGGGGCAAGCTGCTTATCTGTCACGGCATCATGTTATGGAGAATGACTATCAGATTGGCTTCTATGTTTCTGTACCTG ACAAACTAAGATGGCCTGTTCTAGTGATTGCTGTACTGGCTGCAGTAGTGGCGAGCCAAGCTGCTATCACCGGAACCTTCTCAATTATTAAACAATGCTGCGCCCTGGGATGCTTCCCAAGAGTCAAAATAGTTCATACGTCGTCAAAAATACATGGCCAGGTTTACATCCCTGAGATTAACTGGACCTTAATGATACTATGCTTGGCTGTTACTATTGGTTTCAGAGACACAAAAAGGCTGGGCAATGCTGCAG GTTTGGCAGTAATAACTGTAATGTTGGTAACCACTTGCTTGATGTCATTGGTTATTGTTTTGTGTTGGCACCAAAATGTCCTCCTTGCAGTTTGCTTTGTGATCTTCTTTGGGACAATCGAGGCTTTATATTTCTCTGCTTCTTTAATTAGATTTTTTGAAGGAGCATGGGTGCCTATTGCCATTTCTTTAGTTTTCATGATAGTGATGTGCATTTGGCACTATGGCTCACTGAAAAAGTACGAGTTCGATGTTCAAAATAAGGTGTCTATCGACTGGCTACTCAGTGTAGGTCCCAGCCTAGGTATTGTAAGGGTGCGTGGCATTGGCCTCATATACACTGAGCTGGTATCCGGAATCCCAGCTATCTTCCCTCACTTTGTTACCAATTTTCCAGCTTTTCACCAGGTCCTGGTATTCATTTGTGTCAAATCTGTCCCAATTCCTCATGTTAGACACGAGGAACGGTTCCTTGTCGGACACATTGGCCCAAGAGAGCACCACCTTTATAGATGCATTGTTAGATATGGTTATCGTGATGCTCGTAAGGATGATCTCCAGTTTGAGAATGATCTTGTATGTAGCATAGCTGAGTTTATAAGGACAGGAAAGAGAGGGTTGAATGGTAATGCTGCTGAAGATTTATCAAAGGATTTGGAGGACATGACTGTTCTTGGAACCCCTAATACTCATATATCTGGAGTTCAGCTTTATGAGGACAATGAACTGAATTCAGAATCAGTTGGAACGTCGAAACTTAGAGAAATGCACACTACACATAAAACCAAGCCTAAGAAAAGAGTGAGGTTTTTCATACCAGAAAGTCCGAAAATTGAGAGAAATGCAAGAGAGGAGTTGCGCGAACTGATGGAAGCTAGTGAAGCTGGCATAGCTTACATATTGGGGCATTCCTACGTCCGCGCCAAGCAAGGATCTAGCTTCTTAAAGAGAATAGTAAtaaattttggatatgacttCTTGACAAGGAGTAGTAGACCCCCATGCTATGCATTAACTGTACCTCATGCTTCTACCATAGAGGTAGGAATGGTGTATCATGTATAG